One Patescibacteria group bacterium DNA segment encodes these proteins:
- the ruvA gene encoding Holliday junction branch migration protein RuvA, which yields MIASVSGNIIHKGIDHLVVEAGGLGYKVFVTSDVIVKTLLDQPVRLFTQLIVREDSQSLYGFMTLQELELFNLLISVSGVGPKIALAVLSAGKIEELRSAIGCGDSAIFMAVSGIGKRTAERIILELKSKVGEIGTSELNGSSQEVITALSGLGYNMYEIREVIRKISPESPIEEKVKEALKLLG from the coding sequence ATGATCGCATCGGTTTCGGGAAACATTATTCATAAGGGTATTGATCATCTGGTGGTGGAAGCCGGCGGGTTGGGTTATAAGGTGTTTGTGACGAGTGATGTGATAGTCAAAACCCTGTTGGATCAACCGGTGAGATTATTTACGCAGTTAATTGTGCGGGAAGACAGCCAGTCACTGTATGGGTTTATGACCCTCCAGGAATTAGAATTGTTTAATTTATTGATTAGCGTGTCGGGGGTAGGCCCTAAAATTGCTTTGGCGGTGCTGTCGGCCGGGAAAATTGAAGAGCTGCGGTCGGCGATCGGGTGCGGCGACAGCGCTATTTTTATGGCGGTGAGCGGAATCGGCAAAAGGACAGCTGAACGCATTATTCTGGAATTAAAATCCAAAGTTGGCGAGATCGGCACGAGCGAATTAAACGGCAGTTCGCAAGAAGTTATCACTGCCCTGTCAGGATTAGGCTATAATATGTATGAAATTCGCGAAGTGATCAGAAAAATTTCTCCGGAATCTCCCATCGAAGAAAAAGTCAAAGAAGCATTAAAATTATTAGGGTAG
- a CDS encoding helix-turn-helix domain-containing protein, whose product MAKTVEQLLQEIGLGQKEQAVYSAVVSLGNAAVSPIAQKAQINRSTAYDILESLTHKGLVSRSEEKKKIHYFATGINELEEYILAQETNWRTVSDSFKGLKTELSALLNSSGTKPVMRFFEGKAGIKEVWFDQIRGDHKEILCYSSASKVEQALGEQYLKVYAKQKIRSKIKTKLIVPGEKALKDYFSKYYQHSTKDLFAIKTVPPDKFPFEVDINIYGNKISMISLSKHELTAVIIESPVLARNQRMIFDLLWSLL is encoded by the coding sequence ATGGCTAAAACTGTTGAACAATTACTCCAGGAGATCGGGTTGGGCCAGAAAGAGCAGGCAGTTTATTCGGCGGTGGTGAGTTTGGGCAATGCGGCGGTTTCCCCTATCGCCCAGAAGGCCCAGATCAATCGCTCGACCGCTTACGATATCCTAGAATCCTTAACCCACAAGGGTTTAGTGTCGCGTTCGGAAGAGAAGAAGAAGATTCACTATTTTGCCACTGGGATTAACGAACTAGAAGAATATATTCTGGCACAGGAAACCAATTGGCGGACCGTGTCAGATAGCTTTAAGGGGCTTAAGACAGAACTCTCGGCTTTACTGAATAGTTCGGGCACTAAACCGGTGATGCGATTCTTTGAAGGCAAAGCCGGAATCAAAGAGGTATGGTTTGACCAAATTCGGGGGGATCATAAAGAAATCCTCTGTTATAGTTCGGCCAGTAAAGTCGAACAGGCTTTGGGCGAACAGTATTTAAAAGTTTATGCTAAGCAAAAGATTCGCAGTAAGATTAAAACAAAACTAATTGTCCCTGGTGAAAAAGCGTTGAAGGATTATTTCTCCAAGTACTACCAGCATTCCACTAAAGATCTGTTTGCCATCAAAACCGTGCCACCGGATAAGTTCCCTTTCGAGGTGGATATAAACATCTATGGCAATAAAATCTCGATGATTTCTTTGAGCAAGCACGAATTAACCGCTGTAATCATTGAGAGTCCTGTTTTAGCCCGCAACCAACGCATGATTTTCGACCTCCTGTGGAGTTTACTCTAG
- the ruvC gene encoding crossover junction endodeoxyribonuclease RuvC: METMNKIILGLDPGTATTGFGVVKDTKGQVEYVDCGCIITTLKSISPARKATLSVAGEPARNAPVTTSQMLAGAGGPAERLLTIQKSLEILIKKYQPDILAVEKLFFTKNITTAISVAEARGVILVTAAKHNLEIAEYTPLQVKQTLTGYGKADKQQIQRMVKSILKLQSIPKPDDAADALAIAICAVHHTVKVGC, encoded by the coding sequence ATGGAAACAATGAACAAGATTATTTTAGGATTGGATCCGGGGACGGCGACAACTGGGTTTGGGGTAGTTAAAGATACTAAAGGCCAAGTTGAATATGTGGATTGCGGGTGTATCATTACTACACTCAAAAGTATATCCCCAGCCCGCAAAGCTACGCTTAGCGTTGCTGGCGAGCCTGCCCGCAATGCTCCCGTCACAACTTCGCAGATGTTGGCGGGTGCTGGCGGGCCTGCCGAACGACTGCTGACCATTCAGAAATCTCTGGAAATTTTAATTAAAAAATATCAGCCGGATATTTTAGCAGTAGAGAAATTGTTTTTTACCAAGAATATTACTACCGCCATTTCAGTAGCAGAAGCCCGCGGGGTAATTTTGGTCACAGCCGCCAAACATAACTTGGAAATTGCGGAATATACTCCTTTGCAAGTGAAACAGACCCTGACCGGATATGGTAAAGCCGATAAGCAACAGATACAGCGGATGGTTAAATCTATCCTGAAGCTTCAAAGCATCCCGAAGCCGGATGATGCCGCCGACGCCTTAGCGATAGCGATTTGTGCGGTGCACCACACAGTTAAAGTTGGATGTTAG
- a CDS encoding YebC/PmpR family DNA-binding transcriptional regulator: protein MSGHSKWATIKRKKGALDQKRGALFTKLVKIVEVAARGGADPAMNFKLKLAVQKAKSANVPLATIEKSIKKGSGQDKEASRLEEATYEGLAPGNVAVVIQALTDNKNRTVADLRNIFTKAGGNFGSPVSWQFDHRGVLEISKSGNVEELELAVIDAGALDFSDAGDVVEVYTEPKALDQVKNKLESAGFKITSSALGLVPKNKTVITDSNMARRVLNFLDALDDYDDVTEVASTLDVPDEIMAKLED from the coding sequence ATGTCTGGACACTCAAAATGGGCTACAATCAAACGGAAGAAAGGCGCGCTAGACCAGAAGCGCGGGGCTTTGTTTACCAAATTGGTGAAAATCGTGGAAGTGGCGGCCAGAGGCGGGGCGGACCCGGCGATGAATTTTAAATTGAAATTGGCGGTGCAAAAAGCTAAATCGGCCAATGTCCCTCTGGCTACGATTGAGAAGTCCATCAAAAAAGGGAGCGGACAAGACAAAGAAGCGAGCCGTCTAGAAGAAGCAACTTACGAAGGATTAGCTCCCGGAAATGTGGCGGTAGTTATTCAAGCCCTAACTGACAATAAAAATCGGACTGTGGCGGATTTGCGCAATATTTTTACTAAGGCTGGCGGGAATTTTGGCTCCCCGGTGTCTTGGCAGTTTGACCATCGCGGAGTGTTGGAAATCAGCAAATCAGGCAATGTTGAGGAGCTCGAGTTAGCTGTGATTGATGCGGGGGCATTGGATTTTTCAGATGCGGGAGATGTGGTGGAGGTATATACCGAGCCGAAAGCATTGGACCAAGTGAAAAACAAGTTGGAGTCCGCCGGATTTAAAATAACTTCCAGTGCTTTGGGGCTGGTGCCGAAAAATAAAACTGTAATTACTGACTCAAATATGGCTCGCCGGGTGTTGAATTTTTTGGATGCCTTGGATGATTATGATGATGTAACGGAAGTGGCCAGCACTCTGGATGTTCCGGATGAGATTATGGCAAAACTCGAAGATTAA